The Desulfovibrio porci DNA segment TGCAAAATACTGCTCTTTTCCCTGCTCGCGGTGATTGTGCTGGTGGGCGGCTATTTTCTGTACATGGCCTGGGCCTTTCCGGCCGTGCGCTGCGAGGCGGCCAAGCACCTGGACTCGCCGCAGATGGCGGGAGACTGTTATGCCTGCCACGTCAAAGCCACGCCGCGCGTGGCGCAGGAATGGTATGAGAGCAAGCACGGCGTCACCCTGGTGCGCTGCCAGACCTGCCACGGCATGCCAGACGGCAAGGGCTCGCTGCCTTTCACCCGCACGCCGGGCGTGGAAGTTTGCGCGCGCTGCCACTCCCTGTCCATCAGCCGCATGGAGGCCAAGTTCGGCAAGCGCAACGATTGCAGCAGCTGTCATCCATACCACCAGAGCGCCATGCACGGCGGCGCCTATCAGTACCGCCAGCCCAGCGCCAAGACGGAGTTGTAAAACAAGCGGACCGTACTACGGATCGGCATACCAGACATTCCGGCAACAACGAGGTTGAACATATGAATGCTTCCCGTCGCGAATTTTTACGCTGTTTTGCCATGTCCGCCGCCGTGGCCGCGGCTTCGGGCACAGGGTTCGCCACCCTGGCCCAGGCCGCGGACGACAACCGGCCGGACAAATGGGTCAAGGGCGTCTGCCGCTATTGCGGCACGGGCTGCGGCGTCATGGTCGGCGTCAAAAACGGCAAGGCCGTGGCCATTCAGGGCGATCCCAACAACCACAACGCCGGGCTGCTCTGCCTCAAGGGCTCCATGCTCATTCCGGTGCTCAATTCCAGGGAGCGCGTGACCCAGCCCATGCTGCGCCGCCGCAAGGGCGGCGAGCTGGAACCTGTGAGCTGGGACGAAGCCCTGGACCTGATGGCCCGAAAGTTCCGCGCCAGCATCGACGCCTACGGGCCGGACTCCGTGGCCTGGTACGGTTCGGGCCAGTGCCTGACCGAAGAAACCTACGTGGCCAACAAGATTTTCAAGGGCGGCTTCGGCACCAACAACGTGGACGGCAACCCCCGCCTGTGCATGGCCTCTGCCGTGGGCGGCTACCTGACCAGTTTCGGCAAGGACGAGCCCATGGGCACCTATGCCGACATTGACCACGCCACCTGTTTTTTCATCATCGGCTCCAACACCTCCGAGGCCCATCCCGTGCTTTTCCGGCGCATCGCCCGCCGCAAGCAGATGGAGCCGGGGGTCAAAATCATCGTGGCCGACCCGCGCCGCACCAACACCTCGCGCATCGCGGATCTGCATATCGCCTTCCGTCCCGGCACGGACCTGGCCCTCATGCACAGCATGGCCTGGGTCATCATCAATGAAGAGCTGGACAATCCCCGTTTCTGGCAGCGTTACGTCAACTTTATGGGACTGGACGGCAAGCCTTCGGATTTTGAAGGCTACAAGGCCTTTCTGGAGGATTTCCGGCCGGAAAAGGCGGCGGAGATCTGCCGCATCCCGGTGGAGCAGATCTATGCGGCGGCCCGCGCCTTTGCCGAATCCCCGGCGACCATGAGCCTCTGGTGCATGGGCATCAACCAGCGGGTGCAGGGTGTGGCGGCCAACAACCTGATTCACAACCTCCATCTGCTCACCGGCCAGATCTGCCGTCCGGGGGCCACGCCCTTCTCGCTCACGGGCCAGCCCAACGCCTGCGGCGGCGTGCGCGACGGCGGCGCGCTTTCCCATCTGCTGCCCGCCGGGCGCATGGTGGCCAATCCCAAGCACCGGGCCGAGATGGAAAAGCTCTGGGGTCTGCCGGAAGGCCGCATCGCGCCCAAGCCCGGCTACCACACGGTGGCCCTGTTCGAAGCCTTGGGCAAGGGCGACGTGAAATGCATGCTGATCTGCGAAACCAACCCGGCGCAGACCCTGCCGAACCTGAACAAATTCCACAAGGCCATGTCCAATCCGGAATCCTTTATCGTCTGCATTGAGGCTTTTCCGGACGCCGTAACCCTGCAATACGCCGACCTGGTGCTGGCCCCGGCCTTCTGGTGCGAGCGCGACGGCGTCTACGGCTGCGGCGAGCGGCGCTACGCCCTGACCGAAAAGGCCGTGGAACCGCCGGCCCAGTGCCGCCCCACGGTCAACACCCTGGTGGAATTCGCCAAGCGCGCGGGCGTGGACCCCAAGCTGGTGAACTTCAGGAACGCCGAGGACGTCTGGAACGAATGGCGCATGGTGTCCAAGGGCACCACCTATGACTTCTGGGGTATGACCCGTGACCGGCTGCGCAAGGAGTCGGGCCTGATCTGGCCCTGCCCCGGCGAGGACCATCCGGGCACAAGCCTGCGCTACGTGCGCGGGCAGGATCCCAACGTGCCCGCGGATCATCCCGACCGTTTCTTCTTTTACGGCAAGCCCGACGGCAAGGCCGTGATCTGGATGCGGCCCTACAAGGGCGCGGCGGAAGAACCGGATGCGGAATATCCGCTTTACCTGACCTCCATGCGGGTCATTGATCACTGGCACACCGCCACCATGACCGGCAAGGTGCCGGAACTGCAAAAGGCCAACCCGGCGGCCTATGTGGAAATCAACGCCGAGGACGCGGCCGCGGCCGGCATCAGGCAGGACGACACGGTGGTGGTGGAAACCCGGCGCGCGTCCATGGAGCTTCCGGCCAGGGTCAGCGATGTCTGCCGTCCGGGCCTGATCGCCGTGCCTTTTTTTGATCCCAAGAAGCTGGTCAACAAATTTTTCCTGGACGCCACGGACCCGGCTTCGCGCGAGCCGGAGTACAAGATCTGCGCGGCGCGCATCCGGAAAGCCTGAGGAGGCTGCCATGGCTATCGCGGGTATTGTGCTCAGTGTGACGGAAGGACGCCTGCCGGAAACGCGCGAGGCCCTGCGGGCCTTTCACGGCATCGTGGACGTGCGGGCTCTGGAAGACGGCTGCAAGCTGGCGGCGGTGCTGGAAAGCCCGTCCCGGCGTCTGCAGGAGGACCTGGAAGCTCTGAACGGCCTGGATCACGTGCTGCAACTGGATGTGGCTTACGTCAATTATGAGGAAGACCTGGACGGCCGGGGCCATATGGACTGTCCGCCGGATGGCGGGCACAGGCCCCGCCGTTGCGGCGGCGCGCCGGGGAGGGGGGCTTTGTGAGCCTGTTCCAGCCGCCGTTGCGCCCTCCGGGCGCGGCATCGGAAGAGGATTTTACACGTTTGTGCGTGCGTTGCGGCCGGTGCGTGGAGGTCTGCCCGCATCAGAGCCTGGAGCTGATGGGCGGCTTCGGGCGCCAGCGGCGCACGCCGCGTGTGAATCCGCGCAGGGAACCGTGCCGATTGTGCATGAAATGCCCGCCGGTCTGCCCCTCGGGCGCGCTGGACCCGTCGGTGACGGACATGCGCCGCGCGGGCATGGGGCGGGCCTATATTCTCAAAGACCGCTGCCACAATTACACGGACGGCACCATCTGCATGACCTGCTATGACCGCTGCCCCCTGCGCGGCAGCGCGGTGGTCCTCTCCGGGGGCGTCACCCCGGCGGTCACCACGGCCTGCGTGGGCTGCGGCGTTTGCGAATATGTCTGCCCGGTTCAGGCCGTGGAAGTGTTGCCCGCGCCCGTGTGTTGGACGCCGCCCACGGCGGCGCCGACGCTCAAAGCTCCCGGAGACGGCGCATGATGCCCGTTTTTAGCCTGTATGTGTCTTTGCGGCGTTGCGTCCAGGTCCTGACCGGGTTAGTATTCTGCCTGTTACCCTGGCTTAACGCCCTGGGCGTTCAGTGGATCAGCGGCAGCCTGTTCGCCCTGGACCTCAAGGGCGTGCCTTTCGCCGATCCCGTGGCCGTCCTGCAGGTAGCCGCCGGAGGTTTCGCGCCCGCGGGCCGCCTTTTGGCGGGGGCCGCGCTGTCGCTGGCGCTGGCGTTGTCGCTGGGCCGGGTGTTCTGTAGCTGGATATGCCCCTACGGCCTGTTTTCAGAGTTGATTTACGGCCTACGGCGACGCGCGGCCGGTACAAGGGCGGAAAGCGGCCCTGTATGGCGGGACAGGGCTTTTCTGCTCAAGGCCGGCATCGTGCTGCTGGGCCTTGCGGGCGCGGTTGCTCTGGGCTTTCCCCTGCTGAGCCAGATATCCATGCCCGGCGAGCTTTCACTGGCTCCTTTGGTCGTCTGGCAGGAAGCGGGCCGCGCGACTGCGGCGGCCCTGCCGATTCTGCTGTTTGGGATCCTCGCTCTGCCGGGAGCGTTGCTGGCGGTGGAGGCCTTCAGCGGCAAACGCTTCTGGTGCCGGTATATCTGTCCTCAGTCCGTGCTGCTGGGGCTGGCCGCGCGCTGTCTGCCCGCCCGGTTGCCGGGCCTGCGCGTGCGCTGGAGGGCGATAGACTGCACCTGCAAGGAGGAAAAACCCTGCCGCGCGGCCTGTTCGCTGGCTCTCAATCCGCGCCAGCTTGACGGCCCGTCCCGGCGGGATTGCACAATGTGCGGCGATTGCCTTAAGGCCTGCGCCGGGCGCGGCGGCGCGTTGCGCTGGCAATGGCGCGCCGCTGTACGGCACAAGCCGGGAGGCGGCGGGATCGGATCATAGCTTTTCTTTTCAACCGGCGCGTGTGCCGCCGGTCGACCTCTTATAAAAAGGAACGCGGTATGGGTATCGGGCAGTGGTCGCATGCGGAGTTTATGGCGGAAGTGCTCAAGTTCCACGGACACGCGGCTCCCGGCGTGATCATCGGCGGCTATATGGTGGAGAAGGCCCGCCGCGCCCTGCCGGAAGGCATTCTTTTCGATGCCGTTTCCGAAACCGTGCAATGCCTGCCCGACGCCGTGCAGATGCTCACGCCCTGCACCGTGGGCAACGGCTGGCTGCGTATTTTCAATTTCGGCATCTACGCGCTTTCGCTGTATGACAAGTATACGGGCGAAGGCGTGCGGGTGCGCCTGGACGTGGACAAGCTGGACTGCTGGCCGCATACCCGTATCTGGCTGCTCAAGGAAAAACCCAAATCCGAGCAGGAACCGGAACTGTTGCGCGCGGAAATGGCCGAAGCGGCCATGGACATGCTCAGCCTGAGCCATATCAGGATCAGGCCCGAACTGCTGCGGCGCAAAGGCAAGGGGGCCATCGCGCGCTGTCCCCTCTGCGGGGAATGGTATCCGGCGGCTTTCGGCAGGATCTGCCGCTCCTGCCAGGGCGACAGCCCTTATGAACAGGGACCCGGCCTGGCCTTTCACGAGCCGCAATTGACGGCGGTGCCCGTGGAGCAGGCTGTGGGGCAGCACGCTCTGCACGACATGACCAGGATCGTGCCGCAGCAGTCCAAGGGCGCGGCTTTCACAGCCGGGCAAAACCTCGATGCGGGCGATATCTGTCGTTTGCAGCAGATGGGGCGCTTTCGGGTCTATACCGAGGAGGCCGCCGGGGACAATCCGGACTTTGTGCATGAGGACGCGGCGGCCAGGGCCTTTGCCGGGCTCATGCCTGGCGAGGGCGTCGTGCCGCAGGGCGAGCCGCGCGAGGGCAAGATCAATTTTTGCGCCGATCTCGACGGGCTTTTCGAGGTGGACCGGGAGCGCCTTACGGCCTTCAACCTGCTGCCCGATGTGATGTGCGCCACGCGCCACAGCATGAGCGTGGTCCGCAAAGGCGCGCGCCTGGCGGGCAGCCGGGCCATTCCTCTGTTCCTGCCGCGTCCGGTTTTCCTCAAGGCCATGAATCTGCTGGATGACGGCCCGTTATTCCGGGTGCGACCCATGCGCAAGGCCAGGGTCGGCACGCTGGTCACGGGCACGGAGGTGTTCCAGGGCCTGATTCAGGACCGTTTCGCCCCCATTATCCGCCAGAAGGCCGAAAATCTGGGCTGCACCGTGGTGGGCGAGCGCGTGGCGCCGGATGACGCCCCGGCCATCGGCGCGGCCCTCGCGCAGTTGCTGGATCTGGGCGCGGATCTGATCGTCACCACCGCCGGATTGTCCGTGGACCCTGATGACGTGACCCGAAAGGCACTGCTGGACGCCGGTCTGACGGATATGCTCTTCGGCCTGCCCGTGTTGCCCGGCGCCATGACCCTGCTGGGCCGCCTCGGCGGCGCTCAGGTGCTGGGCGTTCCCGCCTGCGCGCTGTTCTACAAAACCACGGCTCTGGATCTGATGCTGCCGCGCCTGCTCGTCAATATCGCCATGAGCCGGGCCGACCTTGCCTCGCTGGGGCACGGCGGCCTCTGCCTGGAATGTAAGAGCTGTGATTTCCCCAAATGCACGTTCGGGCGCTGACCGCCCGGAGATTCTCTCTGACGCGCGCCGCTTTTGAAATGGCGCCAACGCAAAAGCGCCGCCAACCGCGGCCTCGGCGGAAATCCGGTTCCGTCCGAGCCGTCTTGACGCTTGTGAGAATTTCTCTTAATTTACGACCTTCAGTCATATCACGATGAGGTGGTTCAATTTTTACATGTAAGCGTAAAAATTGTGTATCTTGATTTTGTCCGGTCGGGACATATATGGAGCGACAGCGTACAATACTGCAGCGTATTTTGGGCGCGGCCCTGGAGGCGGTAGCCCCGGATGGCGCGCTTTTACGCCATTTGCGCCTTGATGGGCCGGGCCGGGCCGGGCTTGTGGCCGACGGCCGCCGCCGGGATCTGGCGGGCCGCCGGGTGCGGGTGCTGGGTGCGGGCAAGGGAGTCGCGCCCATGGCGTTGGCCCTGGAGGACATGCTGGGTCAGCGCATTGATGAGGGCTTCATTGTAGTCAAGTACGACCATGGCCTGCCCCTGAAGCGCATCCGGCAGGCCGAGGCCGGGCATCCCGTGCCGGACGCGTCCGGCGTGCGGGCCACCCAACACATGCTGGACATGGCCCGGACCTGCACGGAACAGGATTTGCTGATCTGTCTGCTCACGGGCGGGGCTAGCGCCCTGACGCCGGCCCCCGCTCCGGGCCTGAGCCTTGCGGACCTTCAGCGGACCACGCAGCTTCTGCTGGACTGCGGGGCGGCCATTCATGAGATCAACGCCGTGCGCAAGCATCTGTCGGCCTTCAGCGGCGGGCAGTTGGCCCGCGCCGCCGGTGGAGCCTCCGTGCTCAGCGTCATCGTGTCCGACGTGGTCGGCGATCCCCTGGATGTCATCGCGTCCGGCCCCACCGCGCCGGACGCCTCCAGCTTTGCCGACTGCCGTGAAATACTCGGCCGTTTCGGTCTTGAGGACAAGCTGCCTGCGGTCGTGCGGGAATATCTGCGGGCCGGTCTGGCCGGGCGCGTGCCGGAAACCCCCAAGCCGGGCGATCCGCTTTTCGGCCGAGTGCAGAACATTCTGGCGGCCACCAACCGTCAGGCCCTGGATGCCGCCGCGGTCGCCGCTGAAGCCTGCGGCTATATTCCCTGCGTGCTGACTGACCAGATGACGGGGGAGGCCCGGCAAAAAGCCGTGGAATTGACGGGTGAGGCCCTCCGCCGCGCCGGGAGCCTGGGGCCGGACGGCAAGGGCCTCTGCCTGCTGGCCGGCGGGGAAACCACAGTGACCATCCGGGGCAGGGGCAGGGGAGGCCGCAACCAGGAAATGGCTCTGGCCGCAGCTCTGGAACTGGAGGATCAGCCGCGCGTTTGCGCTCTTTTCGCGGGGACGGACGGCACGGACGGCCCCACGGACGCGGCGGGCGGCTTTGCCTTCAGCGACAGCGTGGCCAGGATGGGAGGGCGGGAGGCCGCCCGCGCCCTGCTGGCCGAGAACGACAGCAACGCGGCGCTGGCGCTGAGCGGCGATCTGCTGGTGACCGGACCCACCCGTACCAATGTCATGGATCTGGCCGTACTTCTGGTGGAGCGGCCCTGAACGGGTCTGCTCCGCCGCACCGCGGAATCAATTTGTAGAACATGGTAACCGGGGCTTGACAGCCCTCTCCGATAACAGTAATTTTTACTAAATTATGGAGGCTGTTATGGCTCAAATCCAGACAAGAATGACACGGCAACGTGCCGTGATTTTAGAAGAATTACGCAAAACGAAGAGCCACCCCACGGCCGATGAGCTCTACAGTATTGTACGGGAACGCCTGCCGCGCATCAGTTTGGGTACCGTTTACCGTAATCTTGACTTCCTGGCTGACAGCGGCGAGATTCGCCGCCTGGAAGCGGCCGGTTCCACCAAACGCTTTGACGGGGATATTTCCTGGCATCAGCATGTGCGCTGCCTGCGTTGCGGGCGCATCGGCGACGTGATGCAGCCCCTGGCCACTCCCCCTGTGGAGGGCATCGAAGTGGAGGGCTTTTCCTCCATCGTGGGATCGCGCATCGAATTTGACGGCATCTGCGATGAGTGCGCGGGCCGCCAGAACGAAGTGCAGTAGCCGTTTTCGGAACGAGCCGCGTTTTTCCTGCCGGGAAAATTTTTTTCCGGGGGCTTGGCGGCGGCTTGTATTTTGTGTAAACAGATTCAGCATATAGATTTTGCATATTCAACCCGCCAAGGAGTAAATATCATGGCAGCCAATAAAAAATCCCGCAAAGAGAAAGTCATTGAAGTGCTTAACAAGGCCCGCAGCATGGAGCTGTTCGCCATCCATCAGTATATGAACCAGCATTACAGCCTGGATGACCAGGATTACGGCGAGCTGGCCGCCAATATGAAGCTGATCGCCATTGACGAAATGCGCCACGCCGAGAATTTCGCCGAGCGAATCAAGCAACTGGGCGGCGAACCCACGGCCCAGAAAGACGGCAGTGTGAAAACCGGCCAGACCGTGCCCGCCATCTATGAAGGCGATGTGGACCTCGAAGACAATACCATCGAGTGCTACAACCAGTTCATCAAGGTCTGTGAGGAAGAAGGCGACAACGTCACCGCCCGCCTGTTCGAGCGGATCATCGACGAAGAGCAGGCCCACCTGAACTACTATGAAAACACCGCCGGGCACATTAAGACCCTGGGAGACACCTATCTGGCGAAGATCGCCGGCACGCCTTCCGATACGGGGCCGTCCAAGGGCTTTGTAACCGGTACCGGCGCCGACGCCTGACACTGAGGTTCATATGGCTGATCCAAAGGATATCTGGCGTTGCCAGATGGTCAATTGCGGTTATATGTATGATCCCGACCGGGGCGACAAGCGGCATAAGATTCCCGCCGGCACCAGGTTTGAGGATCTTCCCGATGACTGGCGCTGCCCGGTTTGCGGAGCCGCCAAAAAGAGTTTCCGCCGCCTGAGCGACGAGACATAAGGCTTTATTCCCGCCTGGATATGACTGATGACTTCCGGTCCCTTGGGGCCGGAAGTTTTTTTGTATGAAGAAAACCCCCCGCTAGGCGGGGGGTTCCCAAAAGCTTAAAGCTATGAGTATGACAGCAAAACTCCTTTTGATTTGTTAAAAGGTCTCGCGGTCTGGCAACTGCGAGTCAACAAATCAAAAGGAGGTCACATGGGTGACGTCAAAAGTCTAGCCCACACACGGTGGAACTGCAAATATCACGTGGTATTTGCGCCCAAATATCGCCGGCAGGTGTTTTACGGAGAGAAGAAAAGAGCCATCGGAGAAATACTGCGTAAATTGTGTGAGTGGAAGGATGTGAACATTGTGGAAGCTGAATGTTGCCCGGACCACATTCACATGCTGCTTGAAATCCCACCCAAAATGAGTGTGTCGAGTTTTATGGGGTATTTGAAGGGCAAGAGCAGTTTGATGATCTACGAGCAATTTGGTGATCTCAAGTTCAAATATCGCAGTCGCGAATTTTGGTGCCGTGGTTTTTACGTGGATACGGTAGGTAAAAACAAAGCGAAAATACAGGATTACATAAAGCATCAGTTGGAACAGGACAAACTTGGTGCGCAACTGAGCCTTCCCTACCCAGGAAGCCCGTTTACGGGCCGCAAGTAGCAGAAATGCGAATGTCAGATCGCACATGCGCCTGGAAGGGCGCGGCTGGTAAGAAAGCCTTGCAGGCGCATATGAAGAACCCCCGGCTAGGCCGGGGGGTCTCTTTTTTGTGCCCATGCAGGAAAAAGCCTTTTTCTCTTCTTGCCCTTTTGAAAAAATGACTATATGCCGATAAGCCATTTGGAGTTATTGATAATAGCAGGTGATATATGACAATTCGTAACAAAATTCTGATATCCATTATCTTTTCCGTCTGCGTGGCTGTTGTCGGTTGCGCCCTGTTGGCCTTCTGGCAAAGCCGGAAGGCTGCGGTGGAAGATTTCAGCGCCAGCGCCGGCGGGCGTCTGCGTCTGGCCGGGCAATATCTGACTCAGATGATCGACAATTCCAAGGGCATTGTGGATATCATCGCTCAACTGCCGTCCGTGGCGGCGGCCGACGGGCGGGTAACCTCTTATGCGTCCGGCACGGAGCCCGTCAAACCGCTTGGAAAGGAACTCAGCGGCCCGGAGCGCACGCTGTTCGACGAATTCAGCACCTTCATCAAGGTTTACCCGCAGTTTGAGCTGATCTACTTCGGCACCAGGGACGGCGGCTTTGTGCAGGCGCCGGACGATACGCTGGGGGCGGGCTTTGATCCGCGCAAGCGTCCCTGGTACGAAGCGGCCCTGAAAACCGACGCCGTGGCCCTGACCGAATTTTACCAGTCCGACAACGGCAACCTGGTCACCACAGTGGCCAAGAGCGTGCGCCGGGACGGCAGGCTTCTGGGTGTGGTGGGCATCGACATCAACCTCCAGGCCCTGACCACCTTTCTTGATACCCTGAAACTGGGCAATACCGCGCGCCTGCTGCTTACCGAGGATACAGGCCTGATTCTGTACAATCCCACCCGGCCCGACCGCGTGCTGAAAAATATCCGGGCGATTGACGAGCCCGGCCTCGCGGCGGCCTTTGCGCAGGGCACGGGCAGCAGCGAAGTGAGCTATGGCGGCGCGACCTACGTGGCCGTGAGCCAGGTGACGCGGGGCGGCTGGCATCTCATCGCCCTGGTGGACCGCGCCGAACTGCTGAGCAACGCCATGGAGGCCGTCTGGAGCATGGTCTTCACCGGCCTGGGGCTGGCGGCGGCGGTGGCCCTGCTGGGACTGCTGATCTCGCGCAGCATCGTTTCGCCGTTGCGCAAGCTGGGCGCGGCGGCGCGGGGCGTGGCCGACGGGGATTTTGACGCGATTCCGCGCGATGCCCGATTCAGCGGGGAATTGAAAAGCCTGCATGCCGACATGCTGCGCATGGTGGAGCAGTTGCGTGATCTGATCGGCACGGCGCAGAGCAAGACGGCTCAGGCCGAGGAGGCGCTGAAACAGGGCGAGGCCGCCCTGGCGGAAGCCGAGCAGGCGCGCAAGGCGGCGGAAAACGCCCGGCGTGAGGGCGTGCTGCAGACCGCCGAACAGCTGGCTGGCGTGGTGGACGCGCTGGATTCCACCTCGTCGCGCCTGAGCGAGCAGACCAGTTCCATTGCCGGAGCCGTGGACACCCAACTGGCGCGCACCATGGAAACCGCGGACGCCATGGACCAGATGAACGGCGCTGTGGCCGAGGTCGCGCGCAACGCTTCCGAGGCGTCGGGCATCGCGGAGAACGCCCGCCAGGAATCCATGGCCGGCAGGGAAAAAGTGCAGGACGTGGTGCAGAGCATCAATCAGGTGGCCAGTTTTACCGAGAAAATCAACG contains these protein-coding regions:
- a CDS encoding nitrate reductase; translation: MNASRREFLRCFAMSAAVAAASGTGFATLAQAADDNRPDKWVKGVCRYCGTGCGVMVGVKNGKAVAIQGDPNNHNAGLLCLKGSMLIPVLNSRERVTQPMLRRRKGGELEPVSWDEALDLMARKFRASIDAYGPDSVAWYGSGQCLTEETYVANKIFKGGFGTNNVDGNPRLCMASAVGGYLTSFGKDEPMGTYADIDHATCFFIIGSNTSEAHPVLFRRIARRKQMEPGVKIIVADPRRTNTSRIADLHIAFRPGTDLALMHSMAWVIINEELDNPRFWQRYVNFMGLDGKPSDFEGYKAFLEDFRPEKAAEICRIPVEQIYAAARAFAESPATMSLWCMGINQRVQGVAANNLIHNLHLLTGQICRPGATPFSLTGQPNACGGVRDGGALSHLLPAGRMVANPKHRAEMEKLWGLPEGRIAPKPGYHTVALFEALGKGDVKCMLICETNPAQTLPNLNKFHKAMSNPESFIVCIEAFPDAVTLQYADLVLAPAFWCERDGVYGCGERRYALTEKAVEPPAQCRPTVNTLVEFAKRAGVDPKLVNFRNAEDVWNEWRMVSKGTTYDFWGMTRDRLRKESGLIWPCPGEDHPGTSLRYVRGQDPNVPADHPDRFFFYGKPDGKAVIWMRPYKGAAEEPDAEYPLYLTSMRVIDHWHTATMTGKVPELQKANPAAYVEINAEDAAAAGIRQDDTVVVETRRASMELPARVSDVCRPGLIAVPFFDPKKLVNKFFLDATDPASREPEYKICAARIRKA
- a CDS encoding chaperone NapD; translation: MAIAGIVLSVTEGRLPETREALRAFHGIVDVRALEDGCKLAAVLESPSRRLQEDLEALNGLDHVLQLDVAYVNYEEDLDGRGHMDCPPDGGHRPRRCGGAPGRGAL
- a CDS encoding 4Fe-4S dicluster domain-containing protein, with translation MSLFQPPLRPPGAASEEDFTRLCVRCGRCVEVCPHQSLELMGGFGRQRRTPRVNPRREPCRLCMKCPPVCPSGALDPSVTDMRRAGMGRAYILKDRCHNYTDGTICMTCYDRCPLRGSAVVLSGGVTPAVTTACVGCGVCEYVCPVQAVEVLPAPVCWTPPTAAPTLKAPGDGA
- a CDS encoding 4Fe-4S binding protein, which gives rise to MMPVFSLYVSLRRCVQVLTGLVFCLLPWLNALGVQWISGSLFALDLKGVPFADPVAVLQVAAGGFAPAGRLLAGAALSLALALSLGRVFCSWICPYGLFSELIYGLRRRAAGTRAESGPVWRDRAFLLKAGIVLLGLAGAVALGFPLLSQISMPGELSLAPLVVWQEAGRATAAALPILLFGILALPGALLAVEAFSGKRFWCRYICPQSVLLGLAARCLPARLPGLRVRWRAIDCTCKEEKPCRAACSLALNPRQLDGPSRRDCTMCGDCLKACAGRGGALRWQWRAAVRHKPGGGGIGS
- a CDS encoding FmdE family protein, whose product is MGIGQWSHAEFMAEVLKFHGHAAPGVIIGGYMVEKARRALPEGILFDAVSETVQCLPDAVQMLTPCTVGNGWLRIFNFGIYALSLYDKYTGEGVRVRLDVDKLDCWPHTRIWLLKEKPKSEQEPELLRAEMAEAAMDMLSLSHIRIRPELLRRKGKGAIARCPLCGEWYPAAFGRICRSCQGDSPYEQGPGLAFHEPQLTAVPVEQAVGQHALHDMTRIVPQQSKGAAFTAGQNLDAGDICRLQQMGRFRVYTEEAAGDNPDFVHEDAAARAFAGLMPGEGVVPQGEPREGKINFCADLDGLFEVDRERLTAFNLLPDVMCATRHSMSVVRKGARLAGSRAIPLFLPRPVFLKAMNLLDDGPLFRVRPMRKARVGTLVTGTEVFQGLIQDRFAPIIRQKAENLGCTVVGERVAPDDAPAIGAALAQLLDLGADLIVTTAGLSVDPDDVTRKALLDAGLTDMLFGLPVLPGAMTLLGRLGGAQVLGVPACALFYKTTALDLMLPRLLVNIAMSRADLASLGHGGLCLECKSCDFPKCTFGR
- a CDS encoding glycerate kinase type-2 family protein, whose amino-acid sequence is MERQRTILQRILGAALEAVAPDGALLRHLRLDGPGRAGLVADGRRRDLAGRRVRVLGAGKGVAPMALALEDMLGQRIDEGFIVVKYDHGLPLKRIRQAEAGHPVPDASGVRATQHMLDMARTCTEQDLLICLLTGGASALTPAPAPGLSLADLQRTTQLLLDCGAAIHEINAVRKHLSAFSGGQLARAAGGASVLSVIVSDVVGDPLDVIASGPTAPDASSFADCREILGRFGLEDKLPAVVREYLRAGLAGRVPETPKPGDPLFGRVQNILAATNRQALDAAAVAAEACGYIPCVLTDQMTGEARQKAVELTGEALRRAGSLGPDGKGLCLLAGGETTVTIRGRGRGGRNQEMALAAALELEDQPRVCALFAGTDGTDGPTDAAGGFAFSDSVARMGGREAARALLAENDSNAALALSGDLLVTGPTRTNVMDLAVLLVERP
- a CDS encoding Fur family transcriptional regulator, with product MAQIQTRMTRQRAVILEELRKTKSHPTADELYSIVRERLPRISLGTVYRNLDFLADSGEIRRLEAAGSTKRFDGDISWHQHVRCLRCGRIGDVMQPLATPPVEGIEVEGFSSIVGSRIEFDGICDECAGRQNEVQ
- a CDS encoding bacterioferritin, giving the protein MAANKKSRKEKVIEVLNKARSMELFAIHQYMNQHYSLDDQDYGELAANMKLIAIDEMRHAENFAERIKQLGGEPTAQKDGSVKTGQTVPAIYEGDVDLEDNTIECYNQFIKVCEEEGDNVTARLFERIIDEEQAHLNYYENTAGHIKTLGDTYLAKIAGTPSDTGPSKGFVTGTGADA
- a CDS encoding rubredoxin, with the translated sequence MADPKDIWRCQMVNCGYMYDPDRGDKRHKIPAGTRFEDLPDDWRCPVCGAAKKSFRRLSDET
- the tnpA gene encoding IS200/IS605 family transposase, whose amino-acid sequence is MGDVKSLAHTRWNCKYHVVFAPKYRRQVFYGEKKRAIGEILRKLCEWKDVNIVEAECCPDHIHMLLEIPPKMSVSSFMGYLKGKSSLMIYEQFGDLKFKYRSREFWCRGFYVDTVGKNKAKIQDYIKHQLEQDKLGAQLSLPYPGSPFTGRK
- a CDS encoding methyl-accepting chemotaxis protein, which codes for MTIRNKILISIIFSVCVAVVGCALLAFWQSRKAAVEDFSASAGGRLRLAGQYLTQMIDNSKGIVDIIAQLPSVAAADGRVTSYASGTEPVKPLGKELSGPERTLFDEFSTFIKVYPQFELIYFGTRDGGFVQAPDDTLGAGFDPRKRPWYEAALKTDAVALTEFYQSDNGNLVTTVAKSVRRDGRLLGVVGIDINLQALTTFLDTLKLGNTARLLLTEDTGLILYNPTRPDRVLKNIRAIDEPGLAAAFAQGTGSSEVSYGGATYVAVSQVTRGGWHLIALVDRAELLSNAMEAVWSMVFTGLGLAAAVALLGLLISRSIVSPLRKLGAAARGVADGDFDAIPRDARFSGELKSLHADMLRMVEQLRDLIGTAQSKTAQAEEALKQGEAALAEAEQARKAAENARREGVLQTAEQLAGVVDALDSTSSRLSEQTSSIAGAVDTQLARTMETADAMDQMNGAVAEVARNASEASGIAENARQESMAGREKVQDVVQSINQVASFTEKINESMEQLLQQATDIGQVMNIITDIADQTNLLALNAAIEAARAGEAGRGFAVVADEVRKLAEKTMQATKSVGTAINNIQEGAQANGAFIRQSAEQVGISRELAGKAGEALESIEHMVMDTADQVRAIAAASEEQSASSEEVNKNTEAVSHIAKDVAQAMTAADEGMQELKRLAGQLQSIIRSLKEGR